One region of Pseudoalteromonas galatheae genomic DNA includes:
- the panC gene encoding pantoate--beta-alanine ligase: MQSVTEIKSLRSQIKAWRQQGLSIAFVPTMGNLHRGHFSLVEKAKTLADKVVVSIFVNPMQFGANEDLDSYPRTLDQDKQGLAELETDIVFTPTVETIYPNGLNAQSFVDVPGVSEGHCGGTRPGHFRGVATVVTKLFNLVQPDFACFGEKDFQQLQVIKTMVKDLSIPVEVIGVATQREVSGLAMSSRNGYLSESEKDTAKVLFQALKAAAGAIENGEKDFSKVTKNATEMLHNAGLKLDYFNICQKDSLKPATLEDNQLVILAAAFLGKVRLIDNIQVTV; this comes from the coding sequence ATGCAATCAGTTACTGAGATTAAATCGTTACGAAGCCAGATTAAAGCTTGGCGCCAACAAGGGTTGAGCATTGCCTTCGTACCAACGATGGGCAACCTTCACCGTGGTCATTTTTCTTTAGTAGAAAAAGCGAAAACCCTAGCGGATAAAGTCGTTGTCAGTATCTTTGTAAATCCAATGCAATTTGGTGCGAACGAAGACCTCGACAGCTACCCACGTACGCTCGATCAAGATAAGCAGGGCCTTGCAGAATTAGAAACCGATATTGTGTTTACGCCTACCGTTGAGACCATATATCCTAACGGCCTAAATGCGCAAAGTTTTGTTGATGTACCAGGAGTATCAGAAGGACATTGTGGTGGCACACGCCCAGGACACTTTCGTGGCGTTGCAACGGTTGTCACTAAACTGTTTAACTTAGTACAACCTGATTTTGCCTGCTTTGGTGAAAAAGACTTTCAACAGCTACAGGTCATCAAAACAATGGTGAAAGACTTGTCTATTCCTGTTGAAGTGATTGGTGTTGCGACTCAAAGAGAAGTTTCTGGACTGGCGATGAGCTCACGTAATGGTTACCTCTCTGAATCTGAAAAAGATACTGCTAAAGTACTTTTTCAAGCGCTAAAAGCAGCAGCTGGCGCTATAGAGAATGGCGAAAAAGATTTTTCGAAGGTAACAAAAAATGCAACAGAAATGCTGCATAATGCCGGATTAAAGTTGGATTATTTTAACATTTGTCAAAAAGATAGCTTGAAACCTGCTACACTCGAAGATAATCAACTCGTCATTCTTGCCGCAGCTTTTCTCGGCAAAGTCAGACTGATTGATAATATTCAAGTCACGGTCTAA
- a CDS encoding porin, with amino-acid sequence MKKSAIALAIALGAVSFHSAAEIRINGFASIIGGQTLDSDDTLYGYDNDFDMENRSLFALQLSADLQESLTATAQIVGRGQNDFDAEFEWAYLTYAISDASQISAGKMRIPFYRYSDFLDVGYAYRWVKPPQSVYNLSFSTYNGLSYIHNSTLGEWESTVQLALGSVDDDIVAITYSDEAELNNTVGINWTLSRDWFSMRAAYFATEASISAANSPELSGLLAGLTGYGLTEQADDIAVDKDDAYFAAIGIAIDYNDVLFDAEYTQFEVDNSILAKQQQYYASLGYRIDAWTVHLTYEHNEDKNENDEFNSVPLTITAPNGVTIPVTADPTNPNAPYLRTLVNGALAGARAESETWSIGARYDFHPSAAFKIELNQFDNTLTDQKVELLSFGIDLVF; translated from the coding sequence ATGAAAAAGTCAGCAATTGCATTAGCGATAGCGCTTGGGGCAGTGAGTTTTCACAGCGCCGCTGAGATCAGAATTAATGGTTTTGCTTCCATTATTGGTGGCCAAACGCTAGATAGTGACGACACACTATATGGCTATGACAATGATTTTGATATGGAAAACCGTAGTTTATTCGCCCTACAACTTTCCGCCGATCTACAAGAAAGTCTAACTGCCACAGCACAGATCGTGGGCCGTGGTCAGAATGACTTTGATGCCGAGTTTGAATGGGCATACTTAACTTATGCGATTTCAGATGCTTCACAGATAAGCGCAGGTAAAATGCGTATACCATTCTATCGCTACTCTGACTTTTTAGATGTGGGCTATGCATACCGCTGGGTTAAACCACCTCAATCTGTATATAACCTAAGCTTTAGCACCTATAACGGATTGAGTTATATCCATAACTCAACATTAGGGGAGTGGGAAAGCACTGTACAGCTAGCATTAGGCAGCGTAGATGACGACATTGTTGCTATTACCTACTCAGATGAAGCTGAGTTAAACAACACAGTAGGCATAAACTGGACACTAAGCAGAGATTGGTTCAGTATGCGTGCGGCCTACTTTGCTACCGAAGCGAGCATTAGCGCAGCTAATAGCCCTGAACTATCGGGATTATTGGCAGGGTTGACTGGCTATGGGCTAACTGAACAAGCGGATGATATTGCTGTCGATAAAGATGATGCTTACTTTGCCGCGATTGGTATTGCTATCGACTACAACGATGTCTTGTTCGACGCAGAATACACCCAGTTTGAAGTGGATAACAGTATACTTGCTAAACAACAGCAGTATTACGCTTCACTCGGTTACCGTATTGATGCATGGACTGTCCACCTAACCTACGAACACAATGAAGACAAGAATGAGAACGACGAGTTTAACTCTGTCCCACTCACCATCACCGCTCCAAATGGCGTAACCATTCCCGTCACGGCCGATCCAACCAATCCAAATGCACCTTATTTAAGAACTCTTGTTAATGGTGCGCTTGCAGGCGCTCGTGCAGAGTCTGAAACATGGAGTATTGGTGCACGTTATGACTTCCATCCATCAGCAGCATTCAAAATTGAACTAAACCAATTCGATAACACGTTGACAGATCAAAAAGTTGAGCTGTTGAGCTTCGGTATCGATTTAGTATTCTAA
- a CDS encoding type 2 periplasmic-binding domain-containing protein, whose translation MIKKILSLGLLLASQVALADIAVIVNSANASAVDDGTIKKLFLGKSKSFADGNSATPVNQDGNAVFDEFNDKVIGKSSSQLNAHWSKLVFTGKGTPPKKLDSDQAVIDFVSSNADAIGYIDASKVTDAVKVIGKY comes from the coding sequence ATGATTAAAAAAATACTGAGCTTAGGGCTACTGTTAGCCAGCCAGGTAGCTTTAGCAGATATTGCTGTTATCGTGAACTCAGCCAATGCATCTGCTGTTGATGACGGTACTATCAAAAAGTTATTCCTAGGTAAAAGCAAATCATTTGCCGATGGTAATAGTGCGACCCCTGTGAATCAGGATGGTAATGCTGTATTTGACGAGTTTAACGACAAAGTGATTGGTAAATCTAGCTCTCAGCTAAATGCCCATTGGTCTAAATTAGTATTCACTGGTAAGGGAACACCTCCGAAGAAGCTCGATAGCGATCAAGCGGTAATCGATTTTGTTTCGAGCAATGCAGACGCAATTGGTTATATTGACGCAAGCAAAGTAACCGATGCCGTCAAAGTGATAGGTAAATACTAG
- a CDS encoding methyl-accepting chemotaxis protein, giving the protein MSLGTAFADLSITKKIHAITLVAVVAFVVIVFVNYNAISSNQRALNELEEQTYKILNLATENANKLQNLDELFTQAVTFGDAELLDKAKEYQQQIQANLQKIESVQSGFMPSDNSDELVQYGKIAQQIAGGMIDGTADFSRIQEDAKKKTEIYEGLVADFTKAKANANDRFVELLQNTEARSANALTIMLIVAVISLLVLVFLAVVIARGIGNSAKDAAQNLKLLAQGQGSLSTTLNVRSHDEIGQVSINFNEFVALLKGAVVEVMSVVEPLMKDSSRLVQGMEKAEGATKQQTHDAEVVRQSMEEMRLSVGDISHSASQASDAAQLAEQEVEQSKRQIQVSVNESQALSEEINHAAETINKLADDTQNVTQILNVITSIAEQTNLLALNAAIEAARAGEQGRGFAVVADEVRELASRTAKSTNEIRELLNVLTEAANQAVKAMTSASSMAINNAEAAAQTGQSIEQIAAQILSINSMNGQIAAATEEQTSVAAMVVNNVTSMHQSFQDTMQALNEVQDVAENLHVLSDNLKDATSKFRV; this is encoded by the coding sequence ATGAGTCTAGGTACTGCTTTTGCTGATCTTAGTATTACCAAAAAGATCCACGCCATTACGCTCGTTGCGGTTGTCGCTTTTGTGGTTATCGTGTTTGTTAATTACAACGCTATTAGCTCTAATCAAAGGGCATTAAATGAATTAGAGGAGCAGACATATAAAATTCTTAACCTCGCCACAGAAAATGCAAATAAGCTGCAGAATTTAGATGAGCTATTCACTCAAGCTGTAACCTTCGGGGATGCAGAGTTGCTAGATAAAGCAAAAGAATATCAGCAGCAAATTCAAGCGAACCTGCAAAAAATTGAGTCGGTACAAAGCGGCTTTATGCCTTCAGATAATAGCGACGAGCTTGTGCAGTACGGTAAAATTGCGCAACAAATTGCAGGGGGAATGATTGATGGTACAGCTGACTTTTCCCGTATTCAAGAAGATGCCAAAAAGAAAACTGAAATCTACGAAGGCCTAGTCGCAGATTTTACCAAGGCGAAAGCAAACGCGAACGACCGCTTTGTCGAACTGCTACAAAACACTGAAGCACGTTCAGCAAATGCGCTCACGATAATGCTGATTGTGGCTGTTATTTCTTTACTTGTTCTGGTTTTCTTAGCGGTTGTGATTGCAAGAGGTATTGGCAACTCCGCTAAGGATGCGGCGCAAAATCTGAAACTGCTAGCGCAAGGGCAGGGTTCTTTGTCCACCACGCTCAATGTGCGCTCTCACGATGAAATTGGCCAAGTATCCATCAACTTCAATGAGTTTGTTGCTTTACTAAAAGGGGCGGTTGTCGAGGTCATGAGTGTCGTCGAGCCTTTGATGAAAGACTCAAGCCGTCTTGTTCAGGGCATGGAAAAAGCTGAAGGGGCAACTAAGCAACAAACGCATGACGCGGAAGTGGTACGTCAATCTATGGAAGAAATGCGGTTAAGTGTGGGTGATATCTCTCACTCGGCGTCACAGGCATCAGATGCTGCCCAGCTGGCCGAACAAGAAGTTGAGCAGAGTAAGCGCCAAATTCAGGTGTCAGTTAACGAATCACAAGCGTTAAGTGAAGAAATTAATCATGCAGCAGAGACGATCAATAAGCTAGCTGATGATACACAGAACGTGACGCAAATCTTAAATGTGATCACATCAATTGCAGAGCAAACCAATTTACTTGCTTTAAATGCTGCGATTGAGGCGGCTCGTGCTGGTGAGCAAGGTCGAGGTTTTGCTGTGGTTGCTGATGAAGTCCGCGAATTAGCCTCAAGAACAGCAAAGTCGACCAATGAGATAAGAGAACTTTTAAATGTGTTAACAGAAGCGGCAAACCAAGCGGTGAAAGCAATGACAAGTGCAAGCAGTATGGCAATTAATAACGCGGAAGCTGCAGCACAAACCGGACAGTCGATTGAGCAGATAGCAGCACAAATCTTGTCAATAAATAGCATGAATGGTCAAATTGCTGCGGCAACGGAAGAGCAGACCTCGGTAGCTGCGATGGTGGTAAACAATGTGACATCTATGCACCAGTCTTTCCAAGACACAATGCAAGCGTTGAATGAAGTACAAGACGTTGCTGAGAATCTTCATGTATTGTCCGATAACTTGAAAGATGCAACCTCAAAATTTAGAGTCTAA
- a CDS encoding PstS family phosphate ABC transporter substrate-binding protein, with the protein MKFKSLVAAMGVAITTLVSTQVSALDEKLPEYNKTSGISGNFSSVGSDTLANMMTFWAEEYKRIYPNVNIQIQAAGSSTAPPALTEATANFGPMSRKMKSKEIEAFEKRYGYKPTEVRVAIDALAVFVHKDNPIEGLTIEQVDSIFSSTRKCGASAQANRWSDIGLTGDWAAKDIQLYGRNSVSGTYGYFKKKALCKGDFRNNVNEQPGSASVVQSISSSVNAIGYSGIGYKTSGVRTVPLAKKGTNYVDATLENVAQGKYPLSRFLYLYVNKHPNKELAPIEAEFLKMVLSKEGQKIVEKDGYVPLSSEMATRELKKLGLL; encoded by the coding sequence ATGAAATTTAAAAGCTTAGTTGCCGCAATGGGTGTGGCTATTACTACATTAGTTTCTACTCAAGTATCTGCTTTAGACGAAAAGTTACCAGAGTACAATAAAACTAGCGGTATCTCAGGAAACTTCTCTTCTGTAGGTTCTGATACGCTTGCCAATATGATGACGTTTTGGGCTGAAGAATACAAAAGAATATACCCTAACGTAAACATCCAGATCCAGGCTGCTGGTTCCTCAACTGCGCCACCAGCTCTAACGGAAGCAACGGCAAACTTCGGTCCAATGAGCCGTAAGATGAAGTCAAAAGAAATCGAGGCTTTTGAAAAGCGCTACGGTTATAAGCCGACAGAAGTTCGTGTCGCAATTGATGCCCTAGCAGTATTTGTACACAAAGATAACCCAATCGAAGGCTTAACAATTGAACAGGTTGATTCAATCTTCTCTTCAACGCGCAAGTGTGGAGCATCAGCACAAGCAAATCGCTGGAGTGACATTGGTCTAACGGGGGATTGGGCTGCAAAAGATATCCAGCTTTATGGTCGTAACTCAGTATCTGGTACTTATGGTTACTTCAAGAAAAAAGCACTGTGTAAGGGCGACTTCCGCAATAATGTTAACGAGCAGCCAGGTTCTGCGTCTGTGGTACAGTCTATCTCGTCTTCAGTGAATGCGATTGGTTACTCTGGTATCGGTTATAAAACCTCAGGCGTACGTACAGTGCCATTAGCGAAAAAAGGCACGAACTACGTTGATGCAACATTAGAAAATGTGGCACAGGGTAAATACCCGCTGTCTCGCTTCCTATACCTATATGTAAACAAGCACCCTAATAAAGAGTTAGCACCTATCGAAGCTGAATTCTTGAAGATGGTATTGTCTAAAGAAGGTCAAAAGATCGTTGAGAAAGATGGTTACGTTCCTCTTTCTAGCGAAATGGCGACACGCGAATTGAAAAAGTTAGGTTTACTCTAA
- the phoR gene encoding phosphate regulon sensor histidine kinase PhoR translates to MYRVIDKQALTRRLFLYFLPLALIGYLVSAPFLFMFIGAFVLLVWHYKQLYRLSDWLLNQRSFNPPEGKGAWEQVFEGIYQLQQRNRKKRNELAELIRRFREGAEAIPDAVVVLQQDLSIVWCNQLALKVLGLQWPTDHGQRLDNLIRDPKFVKYMHEHRFDEALELETGLGHEQVLEIRVMPYAEQLMLVARDVSRLKQLEQMRKDFVANVSHELRTPLTVMAGYLEMMDSDNMPPPAMWAKAHGTMIDQCKRMDSLVNQLLSLSRIEGARKQDNDKAVNIPAMLELIHTEAKSLNQEKGHELVFDIDATLDIKGAGDELRSAFSNLIFNAVHYTKPGGHIHVRWYLENDLPTFSVVDNGDGIAPEHINRLTERFYRVDKARSRKTGGSGLGLAITKHVLSRHDSALHIESKVGEGSHFWFAFPKQKRIFMTNDESHKSVI, encoded by the coding sequence ATGTATCGAGTGATTGATAAACAGGCGTTAACGAGACGCCTGTTTTTGTATTTCTTACCATTAGCCTTAATTGGCTATTTAGTCAGTGCACCTTTTCTGTTTATGTTCATCGGTGCTTTCGTCTTATTAGTTTGGCATTACAAACAACTCTATCGCTTGAGTGATTGGTTACTCAATCAGCGAAGTTTTAACCCACCTGAAGGTAAGGGCGCTTGGGAACAAGTATTTGAAGGGATCTATCAGCTTCAGCAACGTAATCGTAAAAAGCGCAATGAACTCGCTGAGCTGATCCGACGCTTTCGAGAGGGGGCTGAAGCCATCCCAGATGCGGTAGTTGTACTGCAACAAGATCTCAGTATCGTGTGGTGTAATCAGCTAGCGTTGAAAGTGCTGGGTTTGCAATGGCCTACAGATCATGGGCAGAGGCTGGATAACCTTATCCGAGATCCCAAATTTGTAAAATACATGCATGAACATCGTTTTGATGAAGCGTTAGAGCTAGAGACTGGGCTTGGTCATGAGCAAGTGCTCGAAATACGTGTAATGCCTTATGCCGAACAACTTATGCTAGTGGCGCGTGATGTTAGTCGACTAAAGCAATTGGAGCAGATGCGCAAAGACTTTGTCGCAAACGTATCTCATGAGTTAAGGACGCCGCTAACCGTTATGGCTGGTTATCTAGAGATGATGGATAGCGATAATATGCCACCTCCCGCGATGTGGGCTAAGGCACATGGCACTATGATAGATCAGTGTAAACGGATGGATAGTCTGGTAAATCAACTTCTTTCTTTATCTCGAATTGAAGGGGCGAGAAAACAAGACAATGATAAAGCCGTGAATATTCCTGCCATGCTTGAGCTTATTCATACTGAAGCCAAGTCACTTAATCAGGAAAAAGGTCATGAGCTCGTTTTTGATATTGATGCGACTTTGGATATCAAGGGAGCTGGGGATGAGTTGCGTAGCGCATTCTCGAACTTAATTTTCAATGCTGTCCATTATACCAAGCCTGGTGGGCACATTCATGTACGTTGGTATTTAGAAAATGACTTGCCGACGTTTAGTGTCGTCGATAATGGTGATGGTATTGCGCCTGAACATATAAACCGTCTAACGGAACGTTTCTACCGTGTGGATAAAGCGCGTAGTCGGAAAACGGGCGGGTCAGGCCTTGGTTTGGCAATTACTAAACACGTATTGTCTCGCCATGACTCGGCTTTACATATTGAAAGTAAAGTGGGTGAAGGTTCTCATTTTTGGTTTGCTTTCCCAAAACAAAAGCGAATTTTTATGACAAATGATGAAAGTCATAAAAGTGTAATTTAA
- the phoB gene encoding phosphate regulon transcriptional regulator PhoB: MSRKVLVVDDEAPIREMLVFVLEQNGFQAIEAEDYDSAVAAMVEPYPDMVLLDWMLPGGSGIQIAKKFKQSEYTRQIPIIMLTARGEEEDKVKGLEVGADDYVTKPFSPKELMARIKAVMRRVSPTSLEEAIEVHGLRLDPISHRVTSAGTELDMGPTEFRLLHFFMTHPERVYSREQLLDHVWGTNVYVEDRTVDVHIRRLRKAIAPLGHDRLVQTVRGAGYRFSSKL; the protein is encoded by the coding sequence ATGTCACGTAAAGTACTTGTAGTTGATGATGAAGCACCTATCAGAGAAATGTTGGTGTTCGTACTAGAGCAAAATGGTTTTCAAGCAATTGAAGCTGAAGACTATGACTCAGCAGTAGCTGCTATGGTAGAACCTTATCCCGATATGGTGCTGCTAGATTGGATGCTGCCAGGAGGTAGTGGTATTCAAATTGCTAAAAAGTTTAAGCAAAGTGAATACACCCGTCAGATCCCAATCATCATGCTAACGGCAAGAGGTGAAGAGGAAGACAAAGTTAAAGGATTAGAGGTTGGTGCGGACGATTATGTGACAAAACCTTTCTCTCCTAAAGAGCTCATGGCTCGGATCAAAGCGGTTATGCGTCGAGTTTCACCTACGTCGCTGGAAGAAGCGATAGAGGTGCACGGATTACGTCTGGATCCAATCTCTCACCGAGTTACATCTGCGGGCACCGAATTGGATATGGGGCCGACAGAGTTTCGTTTATTACATTTCTTCATGACACACCCTGAACGAGTTTATAGCCGTGAACAGTTATTAGATCACGTATGGGGTACTAACGTGTACGTTGAAGACCGCACAGTAGACGTTCATATCCGTCGCCTACGAAAAGCTATCGCACCGCTCGGTCATGATCGCTTAGTGCAAACCGTGCGTGGTGCAGGTTACCGCTTTTCGAGTAAACTGTAA
- a CDS encoding porin, whose product MKMKYLPFVALSLCSVSVCSYANEAVSLYGRAHVGVQNSDKDGDSDTSIESYNSRMGLKGSTKLQDGLEVFYKYEFQVEITDQDKDGKSGDNLTARSQYLGVKGSYGQLLIGRDDTPMKKSQGKVDLMNDFSGDINSFFVGENRLGDTVQYTTPAINHLQFTVSYIAEDNSKQNGEDGLSLSASYGDSKLKKTNVYVAVAHDNKVAGQDINRVTVQGKLGDFKLGGMYQQNEAIDSDEEVDSFMVSAAYQIESYTLLAQYQDSDGAAGKLKDSGNAASVGVEKSLSKQARMYLWYSKFSLDNNEDHNTMAVTLRYDF is encoded by the coding sequence ATGAAAATGAAATACCTACCATTTGTTGCCCTAAGCCTTTGCTCTGTGAGTGTTTGTAGTTATGCAAACGAAGCTGTATCTCTATACGGTAGAGCTCATGTCGGGGTGCAAAATTCTGATAAAGATGGTGACAGCGATACTTCAATTGAAAGCTATAACTCTCGTATGGGGTTAAAGGGGTCGACAAAGCTGCAGGACGGGCTTGAGGTCTTTTATAAATATGAATTCCAAGTCGAGATCACAGATCAAGACAAAGATGGTAAGTCAGGTGATAACCTTACAGCTCGCTCTCAGTATCTTGGGGTTAAAGGGAGTTATGGTCAGCTCCTGATCGGCCGTGATGATACACCGATGAAAAAGTCGCAAGGTAAAGTGGACTTAATGAATGACTTTTCTGGTGATATTAATTCGTTCTTTGTTGGTGAAAATCGCCTTGGTGACACTGTGCAATATACGACTCCGGCTATTAATCATTTACAATTTACGGTGAGTTACATTGCCGAAGACAACAGCAAGCAAAACGGCGAAGATGGACTATCTTTGTCGGCAAGTTACGGTGATAGCAAACTCAAAAAAACCAATGTATATGTTGCTGTTGCCCATGACAATAAAGTCGCTGGGCAAGATATTAATCGCGTGACGGTACAAGGAAAGCTGGGGGACTTTAAGCTCGGTGGTATGTATCAACAGAATGAAGCGATAGATAGCGATGAGGAAGTAGATAGTTTCATGGTGAGCGCTGCTTACCAGATTGAGTCATATACCTTACTTGCCCAGTATCAAGACTCGGATGGGGCTGCCGGTAAGCTGAAAGACTCTGGCAATGCAGCTTCAGTAGGTGTGGAAAAAAGTTTGAGTAAACAAGCTCGTATGTATCTTTGGTATTCAAAATTTTCATTGGATAACAACGAAGATCATAACACGATGGCGGTCACATTGAGATATGACTTTTAA
- the fba gene encoding class II fructose-bisphosphate aldolase (catalyzes the reversible aldol condensation of dihydroxyacetonephosphate and glyceraldehyde 3-phosphate in the Calvin cycle, glycolysis, and/or gluconeogenesis), whose protein sequence is MALISMRQLLDHAAEHGYGVPAFNVNNQEQMRAIMEAADKTNSPVIVQGSAGARKYAGAPFIRHMILAAVEEWPHIPVVMHQDHGTSPAVCQRSIQLGFSSVMMDGSLMEDGKTPSSYEYNVDVTRRTVEMAHACGVSVEGELGVLGSLETGEAGEEDGIGAEGKLTEDQLLTDPEEAADFVKKTNVDALAIACGTSHGAYKFTRPPTGDILAINRIKEIHARIPDTHLVMHGSSSVPQDWLAIINEFGGEIPETYGVPVEQIVEGIKFGVRKVNIDTDLRLASTGAIRRHLAQNPSNFDPRKFLAEATKAMTEICVARYEAFGTAGQAAKIKPISLDDMHLRYLTGELDPKVK, encoded by the coding sequence ATGGCTTTAATCAGTATGCGTCAACTTCTCGATCATGCAGCTGAGCATGGTTATGGCGTTCCGGCATTTAACGTGAATAACCAAGAGCAAATGCGTGCGATCATGGAAGCTGCGGACAAGACAAATAGTCCGGTTATCGTGCAAGGCTCTGCTGGTGCACGCAAATATGCTGGTGCACCATTTATTCGCCACATGATTTTAGCGGCTGTAGAAGAATGGCCTCATATTCCAGTTGTAATGCACCAAGATCATGGTACTTCACCTGCTGTATGTCAGCGCTCTATTCAACTTGGTTTCTCATCAGTCATGATGGACGGCTCTCTAATGGAAGACGGTAAAACGCCTTCAAGCTACGAGTATAATGTGGACGTTACTCGTCGTACTGTTGAAATGGCGCACGCCTGTGGCGTGTCTGTTGAGGGTGAGCTAGGTGTGCTTGGTTCTCTAGAAACCGGTGAAGCTGGTGAAGAGGACGGTATTGGCGCTGAAGGTAAATTAACAGAAGATCAGCTACTGACAGATCCGGAAGAAGCAGCAGATTTCGTCAAGAAAACCAATGTAGATGCGCTTGCTATTGCATGTGGTACATCACACGGTGCTTATAAGTTTACTCGTCCACCAACGGGCGATATCTTAGCAATTAACCGCATCAAAGAAATCCACGCTCGTATTCCTGATACTCACTTAGTAATGCATGGTTCGTCTTCAGTGCCGCAGGACTGGTTAGCAATCATCAATGAATTTGGTGGCGAAATCCCTGAGACTTACGGTGTACCGGTTGAGCAAATTGTTGAAGGTATTAAATTCGGTGTTCGTAAAGTCAATATCGATACCGATCTGCGTTTAGCATCAACAGGTGCGATTCGTCGCCACCTTGCGCAAAACCCAAGCAATTTCGATCCACGCAAATTCTTAGCGGAAGCAACGAAAGCAATGACTGAGATCTGTGTTGCGCGTTATGAAGCGTTCGGTACAGCAGGCCAAGCTGCTAAGATCAAACCAATTTCACTTGATGATATGCACTTGAGATATCTAACAGGTGAGTTAGATCCTAAAGTGAAATAA
- a CDS encoding phosphoglycerate kinase produces MSVIKMADLDLNGKRVLIREDLNVPIKDGKVASDARIRAALPSIKLALEKGAKVMVMSHLGRPTEGEYDAQYSMQPVVDYLNDALSQDVRLVTDYLDGVDVQDNEVIVFENVRFNVGEKKDDEVLAKKLAALCDVYVMDAFGTAHRAQASTHGVGLYAEVACAGPLLAAELDALGKALDNPARPLVAIVGGSKVSTKLTVLDSLSKVVDQLVTGGGIANTFIAAAGNPVGKSLYEADLIPEANKLVAAARANDGDIPVPTDVVVGNEFSESAVATIKDVSEVSDEDMIFDIGPDTATQLAEIIASAGTVVWNGPVGVFEFDQFGNGTEAIANAIAKSSAFSIAGGGDTLAAIDKYGVEQDISYISTGGGAFLEFLEGKTLPAVAMLEQRARD; encoded by the coding sequence ATGTCAGTCATTAAGATGGCGGATTTAGATTTAAACGGCAAGCGTGTGTTGATCCGCGAAGACCTAAATGTGCCAATTAAAGATGGCAAAGTCGCGTCGGACGCGCGGATCCGTGCTGCACTACCTAGTATCAAATTAGCGCTAGAAAAAGGTGCTAAAGTGATGGTGATGTCTCACCTTGGTCGTCCAACCGAGGGAGAATATGATGCACAATACTCCATGCAGCCGGTTGTGGATTATCTTAATGATGCGTTATCTCAAGATGTACGTTTAGTGACTGACTATCTAGACGGCGTGGATGTACAAGACAATGAAGTTATCGTATTCGAAAACGTGCGTTTTAACGTTGGCGAGAAGAAAGACGATGAAGTACTCGCGAAAAAACTGGCAGCGCTTTGTGATGTCTACGTGATGGATGCCTTTGGTACTGCGCACCGCGCACAGGCTTCAACACATGGTGTTGGCTTGTACGCAGAGGTGGCATGTGCAGGTCCATTGCTTGCAGCTGAACTCGACGCGCTTGGTAAAGCACTAGATAACCCAGCTCGTCCTTTGGTGGCCATCGTTGGCGGCTCTAAAGTATCAACTAAACTAACCGTGCTTGATTCATTGTCTAAGGTTGTTGACCAACTCGTGACTGGTGGCGGTATTGCTAATACTTTCATTGCTGCAGCAGGTAACCCTGTTGGTAAGTCGCTGTACGAAGCGGATTTGATCCCTGAAGCGAACAAGCTAGTGGCTGCTGCCAGAGCGAATGACGGCGATATTCCTGTTCCGACTGATGTGGTTGTAGGTAATGAGTTTTCAGAATCTGCAGTTGCGACGATTAAAGATGTAAGCGAAGTTTCAGACGAAGACATGATCTTCGACATCGGTCCTGATACTGCAACTCAACTTGCAGAGATCATTGCGAGTGCTGGCACTGTGGTTTGGAATGGCCCTGTGGGCGTATTTGAATTTGACCAATTTGGTAATGGTACTGAAGCGATTGCCAATGCCATCGCTAAGTCGTCAGCATTCTCAATTGCTGGCGGTGGCGATACGTTAGCTGCTATCGATAAGTATGGTGTTGAGCAAGATATCTCTTATATTTCTACAGGTGGTGGTGCTTTCCTTGAATTCTTAGAAGGCAAAACACTTCCTGCGGTCGCTATGCTTGAGCAGCGAGCTAGAGACTAA